The Salinibacterium sp. M195 genome includes a window with the following:
- a CDS encoding heparinase II/III family protein, whose amino-acid sequence MSSVPQQPGGWWHDYVCPTHGIELGVREGNEFLCSYGCRLAGDKVEAAWLALEHQALARAARVAARRYALHGEVADRERAVELVLDYAALYDQISAGGWSERSESWMLRGKLFAQALSEAQWAVGFADAIITLGAIPELQESATLSRTLEGLADTLAESRRILIEDRNDQRSNYTAWLDAAARLIALARESLGGEPVAAHFETAIVDHLQLAVRSDGWEWEASTYYHVFVLRAYLLGLRGLDPQQVATEVADTLRRMIDVLVSIAAPDGFLPALHDGPYDRVAMHREVLEICALGAQFFSDTGLTTVQSWVVERLGADHDGLEWMLEGWFVGAPLDRAPVVVGSRAFEDAGYVVLRDSRNRMVGILDAGPHGGAHGHFDKLALYLYGDGVRWQPAPAVPPYGHALRHSYYARTVAHPTVSVDGSDQVEATAEITAWDAATSRVTAVTTTAIEGIRLSRTVQLDDGLLVDVMHVTCDDGEPHTIALGLRPAVDFSVRVVGSSWRSTWGAGAGATGSPAGAHAKTGEQTQQTQPALNGWHWASGESTLDLHAGRGPSDDPSRLQEIADWVTTAPASTFVSVYSFDPDATIDSIETHISDTAVVIEIAAADHDTSRIEVAL is encoded by the coding sequence ATGAGTTCTGTTCCGCAGCAGCCGGGCGGGTGGTGGCATGACTATGTCTGCCCCACCCACGGCATCGAGTTGGGTGTCCGCGAGGGCAACGAGTTTCTGTGCAGCTACGGCTGTCGCCTCGCGGGTGACAAAGTCGAGGCCGCCTGGCTCGCGCTTGAACATCAAGCCCTTGCTCGGGCCGCTCGGGTTGCTGCGCGACGGTACGCGCTGCACGGTGAGGTCGCCGATCGTGAGCGTGCTGTCGAGCTCGTGCTCGACTATGCCGCACTGTACGACCAGATTTCGGCCGGCGGCTGGAGCGAACGCAGCGAATCATGGATGCTGCGCGGCAAGCTGTTTGCCCAGGCACTCTCTGAGGCGCAGTGGGCCGTCGGCTTCGCGGATGCGATCATCACGCTCGGAGCGATTCCCGAACTTCAGGAGTCGGCGACTCTCAGCCGCACTCTCGAAGGGCTCGCTGACACGCTGGCCGAGTCTCGCCGCATCCTTATTGAAGACCGCAACGATCAACGCAGCAACTACACCGCGTGGCTGGATGCCGCAGCTCGCCTCATCGCGCTAGCCCGCGAGTCGCTGGGTGGCGAGCCTGTTGCCGCACACTTCGAGACCGCGATCGTGGATCACCTGCAGCTCGCCGTGCGTTCTGACGGCTGGGAGTGGGAGGCATCCACTTACTATCACGTGTTCGTTTTGCGGGCCTATCTTCTGGGTTTGCGCGGGCTCGACCCGCAGCAGGTTGCGACTGAAGTTGCCGATACTTTGCGCCGCATGATCGACGTGCTCGTGTCGATCGCGGCCCCTGATGGGTTTTTGCCCGCGCTGCACGACGGACCCTACGACCGGGTCGCCATGCACCGCGAAGTGTTGGAGATCTGCGCCCTGGGTGCTCAGTTTTTCAGCGATACCGGCCTGACGACTGTGCAGTCGTGGGTCGTCGAAAGACTGGGTGCTGACCACGATGGTCTCGAGTGGATGCTCGAAGGCTGGTTTGTGGGAGCACCGCTTGACCGCGCGCCGGTGGTGGTCGGTTCGCGAGCATTCGAGGATGCCGGGTATGTCGTGTTGCGTGATTCACGCAATCGCATGGTCGGCATCCTCGATGCTGGACCGCACGGCGGAGCCCACGGTCACTTCGACAAGCTCGCGCTCTATCTCTATGGCGATGGCGTGCGTTGGCAGCCGGCTCCGGCGGTTCCGCCGTATGGGCACGCGCTGCGCCACTCCTACTATGCGCGGACCGTGGCGCATCCGACGGTGAGCGTTGATGGCTCCGATCAGGTCGAAGCAACCGCAGAGATCACCGCGTGGGATGCTGCGACCTCTCGCGTCACGGCCGTGACCACGACCGCGATTGAGGGCATTCGACTGAGCCGAACCGTGCAGCTCGATGACGGACTGCTCGTGGATGTCATGCACGTCACGTGTGATGACGGCGAACCGCACACGATTGCGCTTGGCCTTCGCCCTGCCGTCGATTTCAGCGTCAGAGTTGTCGGCAGCTCGTGGCGTTCGACTTGGGGTGCTGGTGCGGGAGCGACTGGTTCGCCCGCGGGCGCGCACGCCAAAACTGGCGAGCAGACCCAGCAGACCCAGCCGGCCCTGAACGGTTGGCACTGGGCCTCCGGCGAAAGCACGCTCGACCTGCACGCCGGTCGCGGGCCCTCCGACGACCCGAGCCGGCTCCAAGAAATCGCCGATTGGGTGACGACGGCCCCGGCCTCGACCTTCGTGAGCGTCTACAGCTTCGACCCCGACGCCACCATCGACTCCATTGAGACCCATATTTCCGATACCGCTGTGGTGATTGAGATCGCCGCCGCTGACCACGACACTTCCCGAATAGAGGTAGCACTGTGA
- a CDS encoding SDR family NAD(P)-dependent oxidoreductase has translation MSIDLTGRRALVTGAGAGIGAAIAKALAAAGADVVVHYANSEAGATAVKEEIEAGGHRALAVQADLTDSAQATKLVDAAVEFLGGLDILVNNAGHLVGRATIMETTDERWNEVMDVNIASTFFTTRQALPALAESEHGRIITMASLAAENGGGAGSVVYATSKAAVVGFTRALAKEIAGKKITVNAVAPGFIGETSFHETFTPSEAQKNIVAGIPLGRAGTAGDVADVALFLASDLSSYVTGQVVDINGGLNFR, from the coding sequence ATGAGCATTGACCTCACCGGACGACGCGCACTCGTAACAGGCGCAGGAGCTGGAATCGGCGCGGCCATCGCGAAAGCACTGGCGGCGGCAGGAGCTGACGTAGTGGTGCACTACGCCAACAGTGAAGCGGGAGCCACCGCGGTAAAGGAAGAGATCGAAGCGGGCGGGCATCGTGCGCTCGCGGTACAGGCTGATCTCACCGACTCGGCGCAGGCAACGAAGCTGGTGGATGCCGCCGTCGAGTTCCTTGGTGGCCTCGACATCCTCGTCAACAATGCCGGTCACTTGGTGGGCCGCGCCACGATCATGGAGACCACGGATGAGCGCTGGAACGAGGTCATGGATGTGAACATTGCGAGCACCTTCTTCACGACTCGCCAGGCACTCCCCGCGCTGGCGGAGTCAGAGCACGGCCGCATCATCACGATGGCGTCACTCGCTGCCGAAAACGGTGGCGGTGCTGGATCGGTTGTCTACGCGACATCGAAGGCTGCCGTCGTTGGTTTCACGCGTGCTCTCGCAAAGGAAATCGCCGGCAAGAAGATCACGGTGAACGCTGTTGCGCCGGGCTTCATTGGCGAGACATCGTTCCACGAAACGTTCACACCGAGCGAGGCTCAGAAGAACATTGTGGCGGGCATCCCGCTCGGTCGTGCAGGCACCGCTGGCGACGTTGCTGACGTTGCTCTGTTCTTGGCATCCGACCTTTCGTCGTATGTCACGGGCCAAGTTGTTGACATCAACGGAGGACTCAACTTCCGATGA
- a CDS encoding restriction endonuclease, whose translation MRSVNSAREVGAVFARSFQNLRASDAEVRSTVDSILLPQIKLHKSDLERKAEHHGAVAAVGLMMAAVLAGVAYWYGNSDTFIVQELLDWIPALWMSAVVSLVLSVTIFFSWLRIGQEAKDARLLHISAMRKAAFDGAIHVLDKRRRSEGVPVSRGVVRNSTRPDRIRTGVTPRGAESLVAQWMRHLGEVNAEVTAYQGDGGVDVAGARYIAQVKHFVGSVGVAPVRELAGVANDDGRRPLFFTSNGYSSGAVKFADRSGIALFVYSAEAAELRGINPSAFELMERGLGR comes from the coding sequence ATGAGATCTGTGAATTCCGCTCGCGAAGTGGGCGCGGTATTTGCTCGAAGTTTCCAGAATCTTCGAGCATCAGACGCCGAGGTGCGATCAACAGTCGACTCAATCCTCCTTCCACAGATCAAGCTTCACAAGAGTGATCTCGAGCGCAAAGCTGAACACCACGGAGCCGTCGCTGCCGTCGGTCTGATGATGGCGGCCGTGCTCGCTGGCGTCGCGTACTGGTACGGCAATTCAGACACGTTCATAGTTCAAGAATTGCTTGATTGGATACCGGCACTCTGGATGTCAGCTGTTGTGTCGCTCGTGCTCTCGGTCACAATATTCTTCTCGTGGCTCAGGATCGGACAGGAAGCCAAGGACGCTCGTCTGTTGCACATATCAGCGATGCGGAAGGCCGCGTTCGACGGAGCGATTCACGTTCTTGACAAACGAAGGCGAAGCGAGGGGGTTCCCGTATCTCGTGGCGTTGTAAGAAATTCAACGCGCCCAGACAGAATTCGTACAGGGGTAACTCCTCGCGGGGCTGAAAGCTTGGTGGCACAGTGGATGCGTCATCTTGGCGAGGTTAACGCCGAGGTCACTGCATACCAAGGTGATGGGGGAGTAGATGTCGCTGGGGCCAGATACATCGCACAAGTGAAGCACTTCGTCGGTTCTGTAGGTGTGGCTCCGGTGAGAGAGCTTGCAGGGGTGGCGAATGACGACGGGCGGCGTCCACTCTTTTTCACCAGCAATGGATACTCGTCTGGTGCGGTTAAGTTCGCGGACCGCTCCGGCATTGCACTGTTTGTCTACAGCGCAGAGGCGGCTGAACTCCGCGGTATCAATCCATCGGCGTTCGAATTGATGGAGCGCGGCCTCGGCCGTTAG
- a CDS encoding carbohydrate ABC transporter permease, whose product MTLPTIKALAISEEITVVPRKRWFHHAKGRQAALINVALTLGSITMLVPFLWMVLTSLKSPAELAQFPPTFFPQEWMFSNYAATLDAAPFGLYFRNSFVIATTHTFITVVLGSMAGYALARIYFKGREAIFLAFIAMLMIPTYTKIVPQFLLVKFMPLFGGNDILGQGGSGWLDTWWALIIPGGLSASAIFLFRQFYLSLPKDLEEAARIDGLGEFRIFSQIYTPLIKPAIATVGLLTFQESWNNFLWPLLVTTSSDLRVIQVGLAVFQQLDNTQWQYLMAGTTMATVPMVVLFIFAQKYFIQGFTNAGIK is encoded by the coding sequence ATGACTCTCCCTACTATCAAGGCCCTCGCGATTAGCGAAGAGATCACGGTTGTTCCCCGCAAGAGGTGGTTCCATCATGCGAAGGGGCGGCAAGCGGCGCTCATCAACGTGGCGCTCACTCTTGGCTCGATCACGATGCTGGTGCCGTTCCTGTGGATGGTGCTCACGAGCCTCAAGTCGCCGGCCGAGCTGGCACAGTTTCCGCCGACGTTCTTTCCGCAAGAGTGGATGTTCAGCAACTATGCGGCGACTCTGGATGCTGCGCCGTTCGGCCTGTACTTTCGCAACAGCTTTGTCATCGCCACCACTCACACTTTCATCACTGTCGTGTTGGGTTCGATGGCGGGGTATGCGTTGGCCCGTATTTACTTCAAGGGGCGGGAGGCGATCTTCCTCGCTTTTATCGCGATGCTGATGATCCCCACCTACACGAAGATCGTTCCGCAGTTCCTCCTCGTGAAGTTCATGCCCCTCTTCGGTGGCAACGACATTCTCGGCCAGGGCGGTAGTGGCTGGTTGGACACTTGGTGGGCTCTGATCATTCCTGGTGGGCTGAGCGCATCCGCGATCTTCCTATTCCGTCAGTTCTATTTGTCGCTGCCGAAGGATCTCGAGGAGGCGGCGCGAATTGACGGCCTAGGCGAGTTCCGCATCTTCTCGCAGATCTATACGCCGCTGATTAAGCCGGCCATTGCGACCGTCGGGCTGCTGACCTTCCAGGAGAGTTGGAACAACTTCCTCTGGCCACTGCTCGTGACGACCAGTAGCGACCTGCGCGTGATTCAGGTCGGGCTCGCGGTATTCCAGCAGCTCGACAACACCCAGTGGCAGTACCTGATGGCCGGAACCACGATGGCGACCGTACCGATGGTGGTGCTGTTCATCTTCGCCCAGAAGTACTTCATTCAGGGCTTCACCAACGCCGGAATCAAGTAA
- a CDS encoding carbohydrate ABC transporter permease: protein MTTTERHPTRGAKAAAKQVSPSTAPKKRKRISTAEKKRRRAGWLMITPSVIHVGLWTLIPVIATFYLSFTDYGIFAAPKWIWFDNYVEMFNDAVFMQSIGNTIWYTFWTVPVSMAVAVVVAVLLNQGLKLQKFYRTAFFLPQVTATVAIAMVWLWIFNPQYGLLNAMLETIGLPGQAWLVDPKWALPAVILVGAWQGIGIKMLIYIAALQNIDESLYEAASLDGASSIRKFFSITVPMLKPATFFVFIISIIGAFQVFDQIYVLTDGGPANATTMMTYEVYRSAFQEFRMGMASAQSVVLFAFLLFVTLISRRVTKEED, encoded by the coding sequence ATGACCACTACAGAGCGACACCCCACTCGCGGCGCGAAAGCGGCAGCGAAGCAGGTTTCCCCATCAACCGCACCGAAGAAACGCAAGCGCATCAGTACCGCGGAGAAGAAGCGCCGCCGCGCTGGCTGGCTCATGATCACGCCATCCGTGATCCACGTGGGGCTGTGGACGTTGATCCCCGTCATCGCGACCTTCTACCTCTCATTTACTGACTACGGAATCTTCGCGGCTCCGAAATGGATCTGGTTCGACAACTACGTCGAAATGTTCAACGACGCCGTCTTCATGCAGTCCATCGGCAACACGATTTGGTACACGTTCTGGACAGTGCCCGTATCGATGGCCGTCGCTGTTGTCGTGGCCGTGCTTCTCAACCAGGGCCTCAAGCTACAAAAGTTCTACCGCACCGCGTTCTTCCTTCCGCAGGTCACGGCCACTGTCGCCATCGCGATGGTCTGGTTGTGGATCTTCAACCCGCAGTACGGTCTGCTGAATGCCATGCTCGAAACGATCGGGCTCCCCGGTCAGGCATGGCTCGTTGACCCCAAGTGGGCGCTACCGGCAGTGATTTTGGTCGGTGCGTGGCAGGGCATTGGTATCAAGATGCTCATCTACATCGCGGCCCTGCAGAACATCGACGAATCTCTCTACGAGGCGGCATCGCTCGACGGAGCATCCTCAATTCGCAAATTCTTCAGCATCACCGTTCCGATGCTCAAGCCGGCCACCTTCTTTGTCTTCATCATCTCGATCATCGGCGCCTTCCAAGTGTTCGACCAGATCTACGTGCTCACCGACGGTGGGCCGGCCAACGCCACGACGATGATGACCTACGAGGTCTATCGCTCGGCGTTCCAGGAATTCCGGATGGGAATGGCATCCGCTCAGTCGGTTGTTCTCTTCGCCTTCCTCCTCTTTGTCACTCTCATTAGCCGTCGCGTCACCAAAGAAGAGGACTAG
- a CDS encoding LacI family DNA-binding transcriptional regulator, translating into MARVTIQHVAKAAGVSPSTVSNFLNDRQGRMVAATRTRIETAISELGYRPNRAARQLRNGKTQTVGLVVPSVGNPFWGAFAHEVEVAALALGCSVLLCNSERDPERERRYVEELWEDGVRSIILCTSLPSLDHVSHVIAEGLRLVTFDRPAQPNDPESVVSISIDNNVGGQVATAHLLELGHTSIAFVSGSIRSVNRSARYRGYCDAIEAAGLSVADMPQWTGMDAALFGDVEAAEVGRAAARDLFADTKTAPTAVVAINDMTALGFCRGLRDLGLKVGRDVSVIGFDDIILADLYDPPLTSVRQPITRMAQLAVSEAVERGSNESTDPGSSVLLRPELVVRESTEHVPSTPRP; encoded by the coding sequence GTGGCTCGAGTAACCATCCAGCATGTGGCGAAGGCCGCTGGCGTTTCCCCCAGCACCGTCTCCAATTTCCTCAACGACCGTCAGGGTCGAATGGTCGCGGCGACACGTACGCGCATCGAGACCGCGATCTCAGAACTCGGCTACCGCCCTAACCGTGCGGCGCGGCAGTTGCGCAATGGCAAAACCCAAACCGTTGGCCTCGTCGTGCCCTCTGTTGGCAACCCCTTCTGGGGAGCATTCGCTCACGAAGTTGAGGTCGCAGCCCTAGCTCTGGGGTGCAGCGTTTTGCTCTGCAACAGCGAGCGCGATCCCGAACGCGAGCGTCGCTACGTCGAAGAGCTCTGGGAAGATGGCGTTCGCAGCATCATCCTGTGCACCTCGTTGCCCTCGCTCGATCACGTCAGTCACGTGATCGCCGAGGGGCTGCGACTCGTCACTTTCGATCGGCCAGCTCAACCGAATGATCCCGAATCGGTGGTCAGCATCAGCATCGACAACAACGTCGGCGGCCAAGTCGCCACGGCTCATCTCTTGGAGTTGGGCCACACCAGCATCGCCTTTGTGTCTGGCTCGATTCGTTCGGTGAACCGTTCCGCGCGCTACCGCGGGTATTGCGACGCCATCGAAGCCGCCGGGCTCTCGGTCGCTGACATGCCGCAGTGGACGGGAATGGATGCTGCGCTCTTCGGTGATGTCGAAGCTGCCGAAGTGGGGCGGGCTGCCGCACGCGATCTCTTCGCCGACACGAAGACCGCCCCGACTGCGGTGGTAGCGATCAATGACATGACAGCACTGGGATTCTGTCGCGGCCTGCGCGATTTGGGGCTCAAGGTCGGGCGCGATGTTTCTGTGATCGGCTTTGACGACATCATTCTCGCTGACCTTTATGACCCGCCGCTAACGAGCGTTCGCCAGCCCATCACGCGGATGGCGCAGCTTGCCGTTTCGGAGGCTGTCGAGCGTGGCTCGAACGAGTCAACTGACCCGGGCAGCTCGGTTCTCTTGCGCCCAGAGCTTGTGGTGCGAGAGTCTACGGAGCATGTCCCCTCAACCCCACGACCGTAA
- a CDS encoding DUF2834 domain-containing protein, with protein MSPQPHDRKRPTLLRHWNATAITFAVLSVVGLVGTWIFNALAIVQMRDYLGDWFGSGPAVNSLGVDLLVVAVAGSILIIIEARRLGMKRAWLYIALSGITAFAFTFPLFLAMRERKLVELGRH; from the coding sequence ATGTCCCCTCAACCCCACGACCGTAAGCGTCCCACTCTTCTCCGCCACTGGAATGCGACCGCGATCACTTTTGCGGTGCTCTCCGTCGTCGGTCTGGTCGGCACGTGGATCTTCAACGCGCTGGCAATCGTGCAGATGCGTGACTACCTCGGCGACTGGTTCGGCAGCGGCCCGGCCGTCAACTCGCTCGGCGTTGACCTTCTCGTGGTTGCTGTCGCGGGCAGCATCCTGATCATCATCGAAGCGCGCCGGCTTGGGATGAAGCGGGCTTGGCTCTATATCGCGCTCTCGGGCATCACGGCCTTCGCATTCACCTTCCCACTGTTCCTCGCGATGCGCGAGCGCAAGCTCGTGGAGCTTGGGCGGCACTAG
- a CDS encoding ABC transporter substrate-binding protein yields the protein MEVKSQIRRTASVAMVALLGLGIAACTTGEADTNLNPDEVSGEISLLTPIFEGSPGQDLLEDELLPQFYEEYPNVTVNVDYTTYGNLNEKLTTAVVSGLVPDVMLMGVGWIEAFADKGVLADLGELGLSEDTLKESYTAEIVEAGMWDGNVYAVPIMLDTRFGVARMDILKEAGYDSPPSSWEELIEIAEATTVRSGNGSLERAGFDMMSLDARQAFETMLFSAGGELFNEDATAPAFNSDEGVAALGLMADMVNKYKVEDIGFTSTDDIVNPLINGRAAMGIAHNNLWTQAMEADPTVLDNLEPFVIQGESSGMFFGGTLATVANNSKNPQAARALLEFLSSPDAALAANEQRGNVPALTELLDSDYVQSNRFVQFAMENLDVAQREGGPSQWLEVRGDFAPAVQGALLGQKTPQEALDDLAALVQTAIDR from the coding sequence ATGGAAGTGAAGTCACAAATCCGCCGCACAGCATCGGTCGCGATGGTAGCCCTGTTGGGTCTCGGTATCGCCGCCTGTACTACCGGCGAAGCAGACACCAATCTGAACCCCGATGAGGTATCGGGCGAGATCAGCCTCCTCACCCCCATCTTTGAAGGAAGCCCCGGGCAAGACCTTCTCGAAGACGAACTTCTTCCTCAGTTCTATGAGGAGTATCCGAACGTTACGGTGAACGTCGATTACACGACGTACGGCAACCTCAACGAGAAGCTCACCACAGCAGTTGTCTCGGGTCTCGTTCCCGACGTTATGCTCATGGGCGTCGGCTGGATCGAAGCGTTCGCCGACAAGGGCGTCCTTGCTGACCTCGGCGAACTCGGCCTGAGCGAAGACACACTCAAGGAGAGTTACACCGCCGAGATTGTCGAAGCTGGCATGTGGGATGGCAACGTGTACGCCGTGCCGATCATGCTCGACACCCGCTTCGGAGTCGCTCGCATGGACATCCTGAAAGAAGCTGGCTACGACAGCCCGCCCTCATCCTGGGAAGAGCTCATCGAGATCGCCGAGGCGACGACAGTGCGCTCCGGCAACGGTTCGCTCGAACGTGCCGGCTTCGACATGATGTCGCTGGATGCCCGCCAGGCGTTCGAGACGATGCTCTTCTCGGCCGGCGGCGAGCTCTTCAACGAGGATGCCACCGCCCCCGCCTTCAATAGCGACGAAGGTGTTGCCGCTCTTGGTCTCATGGCCGACATGGTGAACAAGTACAAGGTCGAAGACATCGGCTTTACCTCGACTGACGACATTGTGAACCCGCTCATTAACGGTCGGGCCGCAATGGGAATCGCTCACAACAACCTGTGGACTCAGGCCATGGAAGCTGACCCCACGGTTCTCGACAACCTCGAACCGTTCGTTATTCAGGGGGAATCCTCCGGCATGTTCTTTGGCGGAACCTTGGCGACGGTTGCCAACAACTCGAAGAACCCGCAGGCTGCCCGTGCGCTCCTCGAATTCCTCTCGAGCCCTGACGCAGCCCTCGCGGCTAACGAACAGCGTGGCAACGTGCCAGCTCTCACCGAACTGCTCGACTCTGATTACGTGCAGTCGAACCGCTTCGTGCAGTTCGCCATGGAGAACTTGGATGTCGCCCAGCGCGAGGGCGGCCCGTCGCAGTGGCTTGAAGTGCGTGGCGACTTTGCCCCCGCAGTTCAGGGTGCTCTGCTCGGACAGAAAACTCCGCAGGAAGCGCTTGACGATCTCGCTGCTCTCGTTCAGACAGCAATAGACCGCTAG